One window of uncultured Trichococcus sp. genomic DNA carries:
- a CDS encoding ABC transporter ATP-binding protein, translating into MQRTYEGINGKTVVKLEDVELVYNSEIGTVTALAQVNLDIQAGEFICVMGPSGCGKSTLLNIISGFMQPTDGQALMDGKPIEGPDWQRGVVFQSPPLYPWLTIKENVNFGLRMRNIPEQEREAITEEYLEIVGLQDFANRKPYELSGGMKQRASLAKVLVNEPGMILMDEPFGALDALTRDKMQALIRRIWMKNQSTVFFITHDVDEALSLATKVIVMSSRPGRIVKVLDTDFTYDMDGANSESARYSKQYMTMRESILNVINQKDELAV; encoded by the coding sequence ATGCAGAGGACTTATGAAGGAATCAACGGAAAGACAGTGGTAAAACTGGAGGATGTCGAACTGGTCTACAACAGTGAAATAGGGACCGTGACGGCCTTGGCCCAAGTCAATCTCGACATCCAAGCAGGCGAGTTCATCTGCGTAATGGGACCATCCGGCTGCGGCAAGAGCACGCTCCTGAACATCATCTCGGGCTTCATGCAGCCGACGGACGGGCAAGCCTTGATGGACGGCAAACCGATCGAAGGGCCGGATTGGCAGCGCGGCGTAGTCTTCCAGTCGCCGCCGCTCTATCCGTGGCTGACGATCAAAGAGAACGTCAACTTCGGTCTGCGCATGCGCAACATCCCGGAACAGGAACGCGAGGCGATCACCGAAGAATATCTGGAAATCGTCGGACTCCAGGACTTCGCCAACCGCAAGCCGTATGAACTTTCCGGCGGGATGAAGCAGCGCGCTTCTTTGGCGAAAGTGCTGGTCAACGAACCGGGCATGATCCTGATGGATGAACCGTTCGGCGCGCTCGATGCTTTGACCCGCGACAAGATGCAGGCGCTGATCCGCCGCATCTGGATGAAGAACCAGAGCACCGTCTTCTTCATCACCCATGACGTCGACGAAGCCTTGTCGCTGGCGACGAAAGTCATCGTCATGTCCAGCCGCCCCGGCCGCATCGTGAAGGTGCTCGACACCGACTTCACCTACGACATGGACGGCGCCAACAGCGAAAGCGCCCGCTACTCCAAGCAATACATGACGATGCGCGAATCGATCCTGAACGTCATCAACCAAAAAGACGAGCTGGCTGTGTAG
- a CDS encoding P-II family nitrogen regulator has translation MKEVTAIIRLNKVTETKQKLAAGGFPGFTCRKVFGRGKNPLTGKDLREPTGHSVLMPKRMFTIVTEDEHVDNVIGILLAVNSTGQAGDGKIFVQTIAREYQVRRA, from the coding sequence ATGAAGGAAGTGACAGCGATCATTCGCCTGAACAAGGTGACGGAAACGAAACAAAAACTGGCTGCAGGCGGCTTTCCTGGGTTCACCTGCCGAAAAGTCTTCGGACGCGGCAAGAACCCTCTTACAGGGAAGGATTTGCGCGAGCCAACCGGTCACAGCGTGCTGATGCCGAAGCGGATGTTTACGATCGTGACGGAGGATGAGCATGTGGACAACGTGATTGGCATCCTGCTGGCGGTCAACAGCACCGGCCAGGCGGGGGACGGCAAGATTTTCGTGCAAACGATCGCCCGCGAATATCAGGTACGCCGCGCATGA
- a CDS encoding iron-containing alcohol dehydrogenase family protein yields the protein MDWNYQQPVKIIFGNGKISALKEVITELGKTDGILICSRSFRKSGLADKVIAEAGGLLTAVYSDVSPNPEVSEVEACAELMREQDSKFVVALGGGSVMDLAKAAATIATVDESISLYHGTGKALPETFLPLIAVPTTSGTGSEVTSVSVLSDHATGKKAPILSPNFFPAYAVVDPELTYTCPPTVTACSGIDVLCQAIEGYWSVNHQPICDALAIHAAKLVFEHLPVAYANPTDATAREKMAEASVIAGLAFALPKTTSSHAVSYPLTNLYGIPHGEACGLTIDYFAKVNALLETDGRVTAFAKALGFADAAAMAEAITALKKQIGLRTDLTDLDLSDAQVDELVQLSHHPNLENNPVKITDDILYDLFGTLTKKEMYVEQP from the coding sequence ATGGATTGGAATTATCAACAACCAGTGAAAATCATCTTCGGAAACGGGAAAATTTCCGCCTTGAAGGAGGTCATCACGGAGTTGGGGAAGACGGACGGTATCTTGATCTGTTCGCGTTCCTTCCGCAAATCCGGCCTGGCCGACAAAGTCATCGCGGAAGCGGGCGGCCTCTTGACCGCCGTCTACAGCGACGTTTCGCCAAATCCTGAGGTGAGCGAAGTCGAAGCCTGCGCCGAGCTGATGCGCGAGCAGGATTCCAAATTTGTGGTCGCGCTGGGCGGAGGAAGCGTGATGGACCTCGCCAAAGCCGCCGCGACGATCGCAACGGTGGACGAGTCGATCAGTCTTTACCACGGCACCGGCAAAGCTTTGCCGGAAACATTCCTGCCTTTGATCGCTGTGCCGACGACTTCCGGAACCGGCAGCGAAGTCACGAGCGTCTCGGTCCTCTCCGACCACGCAACCGGCAAAAAAGCGCCGATCCTGTCGCCGAACTTTTTTCCGGCCTACGCCGTCGTTGATCCGGAATTGACCTATACTTGTCCGCCGACCGTGACCGCCTGCTCCGGGATCGATGTCCTTTGCCAAGCAATCGAAGGCTACTGGAGCGTGAACCACCAGCCAATCTGCGACGCGCTGGCGATCCACGCAGCCAAATTGGTGTTTGAGCACCTGCCGGTCGCCTATGCAAACCCGACAGATGCCACCGCGCGCGAAAAGATGGCCGAAGCCTCCGTCATCGCCGGCCTGGCTTTCGCGCTGCCGAAAACGACATCCTCGCACGCCGTCTCCTATCCGCTGACGAATCTCTACGGCATCCCGCACGGCGAAGCTTGCGGTCTGACGATCGATTACTTCGCCAAAGTGAATGCCCTGCTGGAGACGGATGGTCGCGTGACCGCCTTCGCCAAAGCACTCGGCTTCGCCGACGCAGCTGCGATGGCCGAAGCCATCACAGCGCTGAAAAAACAGATCGGCTTGCGGACGGATTTGACGGATTTGGACTTGTCCGATGCCCAGGTCGATGAACTGGTGCAGCTTTCCCATCACCCGAACCTCGAGAACAATCCAGTCAAAATCACAGATGACATCCTCTACGATCTGTTCGGGACGTTGACCAAGAAAGAGATGTATGTGGAGCAGCCGTAA
- a CDS encoding ABC transporter substrate-binding protein, which yields MKKTNLFSKLLFLSCSALLFAACGSADGATDSSTASADGDLPEKVVIATLEMPNDEGIAKAEGYFEDELGVPVEVVQFESGKAINQAMVSGAVDFGLTGSGSAVLGIASGIPIEMIWIHETLGSVESLVAKNELNATSLEDLKGKNIGVPFASTAHYSLLRAITASGFEETDFALIDLQPSDLFAAWQRGDIDAAYIWEPTLSELLADGNIVLHSGDVAEMGYMTANVEIVRSEFGEAYPEIVEKYIACVDKAVTLYREDPDQAIAIIAEQLNITEASAKLQMEGQNWISAEEQLDAANLGTSEAVGAMAATMYDMGQFYLDQGNITASPSEEDFAAGINTTYIEAYLDSKE from the coding sequence ATGAAAAAAACCAATCTGTTCTCTAAATTACTGTTCTTATCTTGCTCGGCGCTTCTGTTCGCGGCTTGCGGCAGCGCGGACGGCGCGACCGACTCTTCCACCGCTTCGGCGGATGGCGATCTACCTGAGAAAGTCGTCATTGCGACTCTGGAAATGCCGAACGACGAAGGCATTGCGAAAGCGGAAGGCTATTTCGAGGATGAACTGGGTGTGCCTGTCGAAGTCGTCCAATTCGAAAGCGGAAAGGCGATCAACCAGGCCATGGTTTCCGGCGCCGTCGACTTCGGCCTGACCGGTTCGGGTTCGGCCGTATTGGGCATCGCTTCGGGCATCCCGATCGAAATGATCTGGATCCATGAGACGCTCGGCTCCGTTGAATCCTTGGTTGCCAAGAATGAACTGAACGCGACCTCCCTGGAAGACCTGAAAGGCAAGAACATCGGCGTTCCTTTCGCCAGCACCGCCCACTACAGCCTGTTGCGCGCCATCACGGCCAGCGGTTTTGAAGAGACTGATTTCGCATTGATCGATCTGCAGCCGTCCGACCTCTTTGCGGCTTGGCAGCGCGGCGACATCGACGCGGCCTACATCTGGGAGCCTACCCTCAGCGAACTTTTGGCGGACGGAAATATCGTCCTGCACAGCGGCGACGTGGCTGAAATGGGCTACATGACCGCCAACGTCGAAATCGTCCGCAGCGAATTCGGGGAAGCCTATCCGGAAATCGTCGAGAAATACATCGCTTGCGTCGATAAAGCCGTAACGCTTTACCGGGAAGACCCCGATCAAGCCATCGCAATCATCGCTGAGCAATTGAACATCACCGAAGCGTCCGCCAAGCTGCAAATGGAAGGCCAAAACTGGATTTCCGCTGAGGAACAATTGGATGCAGCCAACCTGGGCACTTCCGAAGCAGTCGGCGCAATGGCGGCCACCATGTATGACATGGGCCAATTCTACCTGGATCAAGGCAATATCACCGCATCGCCGAGCGAAGAAGATTTCGCTGCAGGCATCAACACAACGTACATCGAAGCTTATCTGGATTCGAAAGAATAG
- a CDS encoding ATP-binding cassette domain-containing protein: protein MAFLEVNNLNKYYPITDSERFHALKDVQLSFEKGELVSIIGESGSGKSTLMNLLGGLDSQFDGEILVDGENIGQFKEKEMVAFHKEKIGFIFQSFNLVPHLSILDNVTLAMTLSNIDSKTRKARAKEVLEQLGLKDHYHKKPNQLSGGQKQRVAIARALVNDPDIIIADEPTGALDSQTSDQVLDIIQDIAKTGKLIIMVTHSERVASRSTRIVTIDDGKIINDEKREPLQFHDNAFQIKEKQENKNLSFFAAIRMALLNMKEKLSRNILIALGGSIGIMSIILMLALGKGVNDYLTDTMNENVNPIISEARMTEETQSGTSAAASVETVAAAAPAQPSGMGGGGGGGIGGTLIADNPAAQLSKNIPFEEANIAELEAIPHVEKLELSYASFSMGSDTVVYEGENYPFMNFGTTSEFMTYSNILYGEFPGQDEVLITEEMAEGMAGNAEDMIGNEVEVKLSVNGNPLIGTYTVSGIYTAGNAIGPAGAFDSVFMTMDTFADMNAANGLTVEPNVAYLFADETSNSQDIKDAINGLGYAGSSTDTLAKTFTKLLDIFTYILAGVAGISLFVSAIMILTVLYISVVERTQEIGVIKAIGGRNKDIRRIFVSESFLIGLFSGLLGVGIAALLSTIGNVAVELIFGTTILHMTPTYALLGILASVIISVIAGVFPANKAAKLDPIEALRHD from the coding sequence GACGTCCAGTTGTCTTTCGAAAAAGGTGAATTGGTTTCGATCATCGGTGAATCCGGCAGCGGCAAGTCGACGCTGATGAACCTGTTGGGCGGCTTGGATTCGCAATTCGACGGTGAAATACTGGTGGACGGCGAGAATATCGGCCAGTTCAAGGAAAAGGAAATGGTCGCTTTCCACAAAGAGAAAATCGGCTTCATCTTCCAAAGTTTCAATCTCGTCCCTCACCTTTCCATTTTGGACAACGTCACCTTGGCGATGACGCTTTCGAACATCGACAGCAAAACCCGAAAAGCCCGTGCCAAAGAGGTGCTGGAGCAACTTGGCTTGAAGGACCATTACCACAAGAAACCGAACCAATTATCCGGCGGGCAAAAGCAACGGGTGGCGATCGCGCGGGCTCTGGTCAACGACCCGGACATCATCATCGCCGACGAACCTACCGGGGCTCTCGATTCCCAGACGTCGGATCAAGTGCTGGACATCATCCAGGACATCGCGAAAACCGGCAAGCTGATCATCATGGTCACCCACTCGGAGCGCGTCGCTTCCCGTTCCACCCGCATCGTGACGATCGACGACGGCAAAATCATCAATGACGAAAAGCGCGAACCGCTGCAGTTCCACGACAACGCCTTCCAAATAAAGGAAAAGCAGGAAAATAAAAACCTGAGTTTCTTCGCGGCTATCCGCATGGCTTTGTTGAACATGAAAGAGAAATTGAGCCGAAACATCCTGATCGCGTTGGGCGGAAGCATCGGCATCATGAGCATCATCCTGATGCTGGCGCTCGGAAAAGGCGTCAACGACTACCTGACCGACACGATGAATGAAAACGTCAATCCGATCATCAGTGAAGCGCGGATGACCGAGGAGACGCAATCCGGCACCTCTGCAGCTGCGAGCGTCGAAACCGTCGCAGCAGCTGCCCCGGCGCAACCAAGCGGCATGGGCGGCGGTGGCGGTGGTGGAATCGGCGGCACGCTGATCGCTGATAATCCGGCTGCCCAGCTTTCGAAGAACATCCCGTTTGAAGAGGCGAACATCGCTGAACTGGAAGCCATTCCGCATGTCGAAAAGTTGGAATTGTCCTACGCTTCCTTCTCGATGGGCAGTGATACGGTCGTTTATGAAGGCGAAAATTATCCGTTCATGAACTTCGGCACGACTTCGGAGTTCATGACCTACTCCAACATTTTGTACGGCGAATTCCCTGGACAGGATGAAGTTCTGATCACCGAGGAAATGGCCGAGGGAATGGCCGGAAACGCTGAGGATATGATCGGCAACGAAGTCGAAGTCAAGCTTTCCGTCAACGGCAATCCTTTGATCGGCACCTACACGGTCAGCGGCATTTACACAGCCGGAAACGCGATCGGCCCTGCCGGCGCTTTCGACTCGGTCTTCATGACGATGGACACTTTCGCGGACATGAACGCTGCAAACGGCTTGACCGTGGAACCGAATGTCGCGTATCTTTTCGCGGATGAAACAAGCAATTCCCAAGACATCAAAGATGCGATCAACGGATTGGGTTATGCGGGCTCTTCCACCGACACGCTGGCAAAAACCTTCACGAAATTGCTGGATATCTTCACCTATATCCTAGCCGGTGTGGCTGGCATTTCCTTGTTCGTATCGGCCATCATGATCCTGACCGTCCTTTACATCAGCGTCGTTGAGCGGACACAGGAAATCGGCGTCATCAAAGCGATCGGCGGGCGCAACAAAGACATCCGCCGCATCTTCGTCTCCGAATCCTTCCTGATCGGCTTGTTCAGCGGCCTGCTCGGTGTCGGCATCGCCGCCCTGCTTTCCACAATCGGCAACGTGGCGGTCGAGCTCATCTTCGGGACGACCATCCTGCACATGACCCCGACCTATGCCTTGTTGGGCATTCTGGCCAGCGTCATCATCAGCGTCATCGCCGGTGTCTTCCCTGCCAATAAAGCAGCCAAGCTCGATCCGATCGAAGCTTTGCGTCATGACTAA
- a CDS encoding ABC transporter permease — MKKADTLTSDALIPEQSTSATAAKKRRKRIQPEKMITVGTVTAIMVLWYVVTALGLVSPMLLPSPLAVWTAFVEILFNGYKGFSLLQHIGTSLWRLLSAFGLAIIAAIPLGLLSGYNTKIKAALDPIINFYRPLPPLAYYTLLVMGLGIADASKVALLFLAAFAPIYVSCVSAVSKVNKDFINSAKTVGANKTQVFFHVILPSCLPDILTSLRTALSVAYTTLVSAEMVAAMTGIGWLVLDASNYLRSDIVFVGIIIMGITGILLDKIIVSIQNKFVPWAGK; from the coding sequence ATGAAGAAAGCAGATACGCTCACAAGCGATGCACTGATTCCCGAGCAAAGCACGTCCGCGACCGCGGCAAAGAAAAGACGAAAGAGGATCCAGCCGGAAAAAATGATCACCGTCGGCACCGTCACAGCGATCATGGTGCTCTGGTATGTCGTTACCGCGCTGGGGCTGGTCAGCCCGATGTTGCTGCCGAGCCCGTTGGCGGTTTGGACGGCCTTCGTGGAGATCCTCTTCAACGGCTATAAAGGCTTCTCCTTGCTGCAGCATATCGGCACCAGCTTATGGCGCCTGCTCAGCGCCTTCGGATTGGCGATCATCGCCGCGATTCCGTTGGGCCTGCTCAGCGGCTACAACACGAAGATCAAAGCGGCCTTGGATCCGATCATCAACTTCTACCGTCCGCTGCCGCCATTGGCTTACTATACTTTGTTGGTAATGGGGCTTGGGATTGCCGATGCTTCGAAAGTCGCCTTGCTGTTCCTGGCGGCCTTCGCACCGATCTACGTCAGCTGCGTTTCGGCCGTCTCAAAAGTCAACAAAGACTTCATCAACAGCGCGAAAACGGTAGGCGCCAACAAGACGCAGGTGTTCTTCCACGTCATCCTGCCGTCCTGCTTGCCGGATATCCTGACAAGCCTGCGCACCGCGCTCAGCGTCGCCTACACGACCCTCGTCTCGGCGGAAATGGTCGCGGCCATGACCGGGATCGGCTGGCTGGTCCTCGACGCCAGCAACTACCTGCGCAGCGACATCGTCTTCGTCGGCATCATCATCATGGGCATCACCGGCATTCTTTTGGATAAAATCATCGTCAGCATACAAAATAAATTTGTCCCTTGGGCAGGAAAATAA
- a CDS encoding P-II family nitrogen regulator yields MLVKIEAIVRPEKTEQILAKLAEKGHTAVTRMDVYGRGKQAGIHIGDVFYDELPKELLFLVAEAAHEKEIVDVITTQARTSDLGNYGDGRIFVHAIENAYTISNGTEGL; encoded by the coding sequence ATGCTAGTGAAAATTGAGGCCATCGTGAGGCCGGAGAAGACCGAACAGATTTTAGCGAAACTCGCTGAAAAAGGGCACACCGCCGTGACGCGGATGGACGTGTACGGACGGGGGAAACAGGCAGGCATCCATATCGGAGACGTCTTCTACGACGAATTGCCGAAGGAATTGCTGTTCTTGGTGGCCGAGGCAGCCCATGAAAAGGAAATCGTCGACGTGATCACCACACAGGCGCGCACAAGCGACCTGGGCAACTACGGCGACGGCCGAATATTCGTGCACGCAATCGAAAATGCCTATACGATCAGTAACGGCACAGAAGGACTTTAA